The nucleotide sequence ACATGCCCCCGGAATCCTTTGTTCGGGCCTTTGAAGAACAGGGTTTTATCTGGGGAGGGAAATGGTTTTACTTTGATACCATCCATTTTGAATATCGTCCGGAGCTTTTGCTTCTGAACGGTTGGTAAGACGGAATTTTCAGGAGGTCCGCCATGCTCTCTGTTTTCGCTAAATTCCTTGCTGCTTTGAACGCCAACTCCCGTCCAGGCGAGATTGGGGCCGCTGCTGCTTTCGGCTGTATGCTGGCCCTGATTCCCTCGGGAAACCTGCTCTGGTTCGGCCTTTTTGTCCTTGTTTTTCTACTCAAGGTTCATCTGGCCACAGCGTTGCTTGTTATGGCCCTGGGAAAGCTCATTGTTCCCCTTGCCGATCCCCTTGTCGAGGCCCTTGGTCTTGCCATTCTGAATCAGGATGCCCTGTTCCCGATTTTTACCGCCATGTCCAATATGCCCCTGGTACCCTACACAAACTTTAACAATTCTCTGGTTACCGGTGGACTTGCTGCAGGAATTATCGTCTGGGTTCCTCTGTTTTTTCTGTTTATCCTGCTGGTTAAGCTGTACCGTACACATCTCTGGCCGCGTCTGGCGGAGAATAAGCTGGTAAAAGGATTTTTGCGCTATCCTCTGATCAAGAAGATCAGCAGTGCCGTCGGCAAGGTCGGCGGGTTCTGGAAAGGAGTACGCTGATGGCAGAAACAAAGACCAAAAAACTGCCGAAGATCTTCCGCAGGCCCATCCCGAATAAGCGTTTCGAAAAAAAGATCCTTCGCAGAATATTCCTGGCAAAGGAGCGGGAATTCCTGCTTTCCCTGGCAAAGAAGGATGATCAGGACAGGTATGTCATATCCGGGGATCTTTCAAAGGCGGACGCCAGGCGCCTTGCGGTTCTTGCAAAATCAATCAAAAAAAACAAAGGCCTTGTTACTGGATGGAAGGCAGCCATTCTGACGGTAATAGTCGCTTCGCTGCTGATATTTAATCTATTTTTCAAGGATCGGCTGGCTGAGGCAGGGATGGAAGCTGCCCTGGAAAGTGTTTTCCGCGCCCGGGCCGAGGCCGACGGGGTACGGCTTTCTCTGTTCAAAGGCTCTATCTCTTTCGAATCCCTGGCTGTTGCCGACCGCAGCAAACCGATGCAGAACCTTTTTGAGCTCTCATATTCCGAGCTGCGGGTCAATATCTGGGAACTCCTGAAAAAGCGTTTGATCATAGAACGTGCCGTCTGTTCCGGTATACAGCTGGGAACACCCCGTGAGGTCTCCGGCGCTCTTCCGAATACAGAAGCGGGTGATAAAGGTTTTTCTCCGGAAGAATCCTCTTCTTCCGGGCTTGACGCTCTGCTGGCGGACACAGATCCGGAAGCTCTGCTGCAGACGCAGCTTGACAGACTGAAAAGCCCGGCCTTTATTGATGATGTTAACCTCAGCTACCGGCAGGCCATTGAGAAATGGCCCGACAGAATCGAAGGACTCTCCGATGATCTGGAGGAGGGAAAAGTGGCTGCCTCGCGGATTGCGGCCCTCAGGATTGATGAAATTGACACTCTGGATGAGGGCGCCGACGCGGCGAAGGTCATTCAGGAGAATTATCCCGATGTGGAAAACGCGGCCTCTGCGGTGCGTCGGGTAACCCGTGAGTTTCGGCAGGACCGCGAAAACTTGACGGAACTGCAGCGGGGAATACAGGAGGCCATAGAAGAGGATTACCGTCTTCTGGAGTCCGTGGTAGCCGACCCCGGGAGAGAGCTTTCCGGGATAGCGTCTCAGGCGGCGGAGAATCTGCTGAAGGCCCGTATAGGCAAGTACTACGACTACGCTCTTAAAGCCATAGACACCTCTAACAGGCTTGCCTCGGAAAAAGAGAAAAGTGAGGATACCCGTGCCCGCAGAAAAGGGACGGTGGTGCAGTTCCCTGTTCGCGGGTATCCGAGGTTTATGATCGAAGAGCTGTTTATTTCCTACGGCAGTTCCGGATCCGGGGAGTACCTGGAGGCAGCGGTACTGGATATCAGCTCTTCCCAGGAGATTGCGGGGCGGCCGGTGCGGTTTTCCCTGAACGCAGAGGACGGCAGTCACCAGCTCACCGGCGAAGGCTCCCTGGATACCCGGGACGCGGCGGAGGAGTTTCTGACTCTGAAGGGGGGACTTTCCGGGGGCGGATTCGACATCGGGGATTCCCTGTCGGGTCTCGGACTTGAAAAAATGAAAGGATCCGCCGACGGCAGAATTGAGTTTACCATAGACCGGGAGATGCGGGGAGCCGGAACAGCAGAGATCCTGCTGGACAATATGGATCCTGTTTTTCAGGAGGACGGAGACCTGTTGCAGGAAGCCGTACGCCAGGTCCTCTCCGGAACCCGGCAGGCAGTTTTTACCGTCTCCTTTGAGGCCGGAGAGAAGGGTTTTCGCCGATTCCGCGTAAGCAGCGACCTTGACAAGCTGTTTGCAGAACGGGTGGGGGATTACCTGAATACCGAAGCTGCCCGGTTGCGGGAGAGGCTTAAAGGTCTGCTGCAGAAGGAACTTGCCTCTGCCCTGGAGCGTAACGAAGAGCTTGATAAGCTGCTGGGGACCTACGGCGGCGAACTCGCGGAGGATGTACGGGAGGTAAATTCCCTCGAAGAACTAGCCCAATCCCGGAAGAAACGACTCGATGCACGGATCGAGGAGATCCGGAACGAGGCTGCCGCGGAAGTGAAGGACCAGGCGGAGAAGCTTATTGAGGATGCCGCCAAGGACTTCAAGCTGCCCTTTTAGAGGTGCCCCAAAGCAAAGGAGTTTCCAATGGATAAAGGACTGCTGGAACTGCAGACCAAGGTAAGTTATCAGGAGTCGGTACTGGCCGACCTGAATGAGGCAGTTATCTCCCAGCAGAAGGAGATAGACCGTTTAAAGAAAACGGTTGAACTTCTAACGGTTAGAATACAGGACCTGCGGGAAAGCGGTAGTGAGGAGATGCCTCATACGCCTCCTCCCCATTATTAACCTATAGTATGATTCAGACCATGGAAATGCCGGATATTCGCACCGTGCTCTCCCCGCGGAGCAGTGAGGCCGGGGATTTTATTGAGTTCCCTAAGAAGCTTTACCGGGACTGCAGATTCTATGTCCCCTGGTTCGACCGCGGAATGCAGAGGCTCTTTGCGCGGAAAAGCCCCTTCTTTCGTCACTCCGACGGGGAATTCTTTGTCGCCTATCACGGAACGACTCCAGTGGGACGAATAGCTCTTTTTGAAAACCGTAATTTCAACAGCTATACCGGAAACCGGGATGCCCGCTTCTACTTCTTCGATACAGAAAACGATCAGCACACAGCGGATGCCCTCTTCAATCTGGCGGCGAACTGGGCACGCAGCAGAGGGCTTACCCGGCTGATAGGCCCACAGGGCTTCTCCAGTATGGCGGGAGGCGGGATCCTGATTCAGGGATTCGACCAGCCGCCTGCCATGACGATGATGGGTTACAATTATCCGTATTACCAGGAGCTGCTGGAAAGCGCTGGTTTCTGTAAATACAAGGATTTTGTCTCTGCTTTTCTGGATCCCCGGACGTACCAAACGCCGGAGAAAATTTCCCGGGTGGCGTCCATTGCCATGAAGAGGGGCGGCTTCGACCTGCCCCGTATCCGCAGCCGCCGGCAGATGCGTTCCATGGCCCTGGAGATCGGCAGGCTGTATAACGAATCCTGGATGGACCACGAGGAGTTTGCTCCCCTGACCGAGGAGGAGCTGCTGGAACTGACCAATGACCTGACGCTGGTGATCGACCCGAAACTTCTGCAGGTAATTCGTAAAGACGGTGATCTTGCCGGTTTTGTCCTTACGTTTCCGGATCTGACGAATGCCCTGATTAAGGCGAAGGGGAAACTGAATCCCTGTACCCTGTGGCGGATTTTGCGGGAGAAACGCAGCACCAGGCGTGTAATTATAAATGGCCTGGGGATTCATCCCAGGTACCGCAATAATGGGGGAACTGCGATTCTGTATTATGCCCTGGAAAAAAGTGTCCAGGATCTGGACCGGGAGGTTGTGGGGGCTGATCTGACCCAGGTTGCGGAGACCACCGGATTAATGCTTGCTGATCTGGAGACCCTGGGAGCCAGGATCTATAAGCGTCACAGGGTTTATAATTTATCTCTATAACAGGGAGAGCAGCCGTGCCAGAATAACCCCCAGGTAGTTCCCCGCGGCGTAGCCTATTATACCCGTGGTAATCCCCGGAAAGATCAGATTTCTGTTGTTCAGGGAGATTGCCACGGCGGACACGAAGGGGGGTGAGTAGATTGCCGAGGTCGAGGTTATGATCATGGTGTCTGCGTCTACCCTGAAGATTCGGCACATGAGCAAGTGGATTACAATGGATATCCCCAGGGCGGCTGTAACGTATCCCAGAACAGAAGGAATGGTTGTCAGCAGCCTGCTGAAGTCCGCCATGGAACCTACGGCGGCGCAGAAAACCAGGATCACATATTCGCCGATCTTGAAGCTGTGAGGGAGGTTTCGAATCCCGGGAATAAAGGCCACGGCGATTGCTATGCTTGTAATGCCCAGAATGGCTGCTACCGTAGAGGCTTCTCCGGCAAAGAGCAGGGAGAAGGCCCCGCCCAGGGCAACGATCAACAGCGCGGTTCCCAGGGAAGCCAGTACGCTCAGCCCTGCTTTTTCCGTCAGCATGGCCTGCAGGGCTTTCAGCGAAAGTGGCTCGATCTCCCTGCCTTCCGCATACGTGTCCCGGTACGGAGGAAGCAGCTTCCTGATAATTCTGCGTCCCACAGTGAGCAAAAAGAGAAGATAAACCCCGCCGACAAGAATGTCAGCGGTATGGACAGCAAGATAGCTTTCCGTATTTACCTGAAGGGCCTGCTGCAGGGCCGCCATATTCGGAGTTCCCCCGGTGTACACGCCAACCAGCAGTCCTGCTATCTTGGAACTCTCACTGATCCGCGGCCCGAAAAGCAGAAAGCAGAGGGCCGACGATGTCATGATTGCGATGAAGGCAAAAACCATGGAGAGTCCTGCCCTTCCGGTGAGTTCACGCCAGTGCGACAGGTCCAGTGAGATAAGCATCAGAGGCAGGGAGAGGGCCACTGTGACGGTAGAGATTACATCCAGAACCTGAAAGCTCCCCTCCGGCAGCAGAGAACTGTTGCCAATCAGGATTCCCGCGATATAGCAGAGAATAACAGGGCGGACCTTCCGAATAATTGACGAGGACTCTACAAAAACTACGATCCCCAGAGGCAGCAGGACATAGAGGGCGGTTATTCCGAAGGCGACCATGTCAGCCGCCTTCTAATGGTGATGGTCTCCGGTATGAACGTGACCGTGGTCCAGCTCCTCCTCAGTAGCGGCGCGGACATCGGTAATGGTTACATCAAAGTCAAGGTCAACACCGGCGTAGGGGTGATTTCCGTCCAGTGTTACAGAATTGTCCTGAACCTCAATTACCGTAAAGATCTGATGACCGTTGTCTGTCTCAGCCTCGACCTGAAGCCCGTTTACAATCTCTTCGCCTTCGGGAAAGCGGTCCCGGGGCACAGAGATTATCTGGTTTTCGTCCCGGTCGCCGAAGCCTTCTTCTGCGGTCATACCGACCTTAACCTTGGCACCGGTTTCCTTGCCCTCGAGAGCTTCTTCAAGTTTGGCAGGCAATTGACCGTTTCCGTGGATATATGCGAAGTTTTCGTCGCTGTCGCTCTTTTCCAGCAGGTTTCCTTCTCCGTCATTAAGGATGTAGTCTATGGAAACAACTGTATCCTGTGAAATCTTCATGATAAAACTCCTTGTGTTTTAGTCTACTGTAGACTGCCTATAGAGGAAAGGGAAATCTTGCGGCCGTTGTGATTTGAGGCATTTTTCTGTATAGTGGGAATGAAGATTTTAATCATATAGAGGATATATATATGGCCCGTTGTACCGTACCTGATGCAGACGCGATTCTGGATAGGGAGTTTTCAGTTCTGGACAAGGGCTTTGTCAGACTGGTTGATTATATGGGGGGCGACGAGAGGATCGTCCAGGCCGCCCGGGTAAGCTACGGTGCCGGTACCAAGAGTTACCGTCAGGACAAAGGCTTGATCTCCTACCTGCTGCGGAACGAGCATACCAGTCCTTTTGAGCAGGTTGTATTGACCTTCCACGTCAAAATGCCGATTTTCGTGGCCCGCCAGTGGATCCGGCACAGGACGGCCCGGCTTAACGAGATTTCCGGCCGTTATTCGATCATGAAAGATGAGTTCTATGTACCTGCTCCGGAGGATATTTCCGGCCAGAGTGAGAATAACAAGCAGGGGCGTCAGGAAGCTCCCCTGCCGGGAGATGCGGCGGATACTATTCGCGGGATTCTCACGGAAGGGCAGAAACGGGCCTATGGTGAATACTCCGACCTTATAGAACGGGGGCTCGCGAGAGAACTGGCTCGGGTCAATCTCCCTTTGAGCCTCTACACAGAATGGTACTGGCAAATGGACCTGCACAACCTGTTTCATTTTCTTAAATTGCGGCTTGATCCCCACGCTCAGCGGGAGATTCGGCTCTATGCAGAGGTCGTGCTATCCCTCGCCGAAAGGGTTGCCCCCATAGCATGCGAGGCATTCCGTTCCCACATTCTCGGCAGTGCCAGGTTCTCCGTCCAGGAACTTGAAGCCCTGCGGCGGATGGTACAGGGGACTGATCATGGTCTTGAAGGCCGGGCGGCGGAACTCTTTCTGGCAAAGCTGGAGAAGGGCAGCGAGGTATAATCCCCGCCGATTGTCCACACTGATCAGCTTTGCAGGGGCGTGTGTACGGGAAAGCGTAGAGAGAAGCCGCTTTTTCCGTTGTGAACCAGATTCCCCTTCAGCTGCTGCGTGAGATTCTCTACCAGTAAAAACCCCAAAGTATCCTGCCTGTTTCCGGCGAAGTCGAATCCGGGGCCACCATCTTCATATTCCAGAATGCAGTAATCCCCGGAACGGTGCAGTGATAGTCGAAAATAACACTCACTATTTCTGGTCCCATATTTTATACTGTTGGTTACAAACTCCGTGACAATAATCCCCACAGGAATTGCTTCGTCCAGGTCCAGCCTGACCCTATCTGTCTCAAGAGAGAAATCAATCACCCCTGGTCCGCTGTGAGCACTTGCCAGCTGATGCACCAGGGATTCCAGGTATTCTGCGGCGTCGATGCTGTAAAGGCCTTCCGACTGGTACAGCAGTTCATGGACAGCGGCAATGGCATTTATCCGCTGCCGGCTGTCATTAAGGATCGACAGACTTGCAGGATCCGGGGTTCTGTCCGCCTGCAGGCGTAAAAGGCTGATTACGATCTGCAGGTTGTTCTTGACCCGATGATGAACCTCCCGCAGAAGAAGCTCGTTTTCCCCGTAAGGACTGCTCGAGGAAGCGCTGATTCCGGTTTCTTTCGTTGATGTTCCGCAGGATTGTCAGGATCGCGGTTTTTCCCTGGTAACTGACCCTGGAGACCCTGCTTTCGAACTCCAGCAGGCGGCCGTCCCGACTGAAGTGGTGGACTTCGTAGTTCCTCGAGTTGCTGGTAAGGATCTCATGGACACGCCTGTCGAATTCAGCGGCGTACTGCGGGGTATCCAGCTCCTGGATGCTGAGGTTTTTAATCTCATCCACAGTGTATCCGTAATACTGCTCTACAGCTTTATTGGCGATGAGTATATTCCCGTCGGGGGCTGAACAGCATTATCACATCGGGGGCGTTGTGAAAAAGAGAGTAAAAGAGGGATTCTGCCTGTTTCCTCTGCACAATGTTTATGCCCAGAAGAACGACGAGCAGCAGCAGTAATCCCAAGGCTGCGATAATGGTGGAAAAAACCACGGGATAACGAAAGTAGATAGTATCGGGCTTGTTTATAATGGAAGAACCGGCGGGCAGACGGTGCATCTGTATTTTATGTGTTTTCAAGGCCTGGTAATTAAAAACCGGTTTAATTTGGGGTTCTCTTATAACCGGAATATCGTCAGGAGCTGTCCCGGAAAGTATGCGGAGAGCTATCTCCGCGGCGGCTGTTCCCTGATGCTCCACATCCAGCACTATCCCTCCTACTGCCCCGAAGCGGATAGCCTGATCCCATGCGGAGTACACAGGAAGTCCCGTACCAGTCAGCAGGGAAATGCTCTCCCGGTAATTAAAGTCACTGCCGGTTCTATCCCGCCAAAAACCGAGATTAAGAATCACCGCGTTTTCAGGCAGCCGATTCAGCCTGCTTGTGAGTTCCACAGAATCATATCCAAAGAAGACTTCATACCGGAGCCTCGGGCTTTGGGGATTATTAATCAGGTCCAGGAAGCGACGGGTGTTTTCGCTTCCTGAGACAGTATAATCCGCTACCGCCGCGACTGTTGTGCCGATTCCGTGGAGCCGGGATATGAGGGAAAGATTAGAAGCCAGATCGATATCTTCAGCTATGCCGGTTATTCCTGACGGCAGCTGGTTTTCGTAGGTATCGAAATTGATGATACCGCAAAATACAATGGGAACCCCCCGAAACAGGGTATCCCGATAATCAAGAGCAAAACGGAGGGCATTATCGTCGCTGACGATAAGTAAATCGATTCGGGAGTCCTGGTATTTGCTTGCCAGGTATCGGGCAAAATCACTGCTGAACTCCTGCGGTGCAAACCGTTTTGCATCCAGGTATTCAATAAACAGGTCGTGTTCCGTCTCTGAAGCTCCAAAGCCGTGTTGTATTCCCGTATGAATGGCCTCAGTCCAGGGAAAATCTGCATGGTAGGAGTGGATAACCAGAACCCTGGATGCCGGACCGGCATAGGCAGAGAGGGGAGACAGCAGGATAAGGATTACTATGAACAGTCTGAAAACTCTTACTACTCTTAACGCTTTATGCATGTTTCATGTTGTTGCAAAAAATAAAATGTCTGGACATTGTAAAGGAGTTTTCTTGCAGGGGCAAGCTTAATAACAGTTACGGTTGAAACAGGGGCTGTTCTTCGAAACTGTCGTCGGTCTCCCGATAGGATACGAGGGCCGGTGAGCGGTGCCGCTCGGCTTCTGCGGTAGTGCGGGCGGCGAGTTTCATCATTTTAGAGGCGCTCCAGGTCGGATGGTAGCTTACAAGACCAATATGAAGTCCCAGGTCCGGCAGTTTTTCCAGAATAGCAGAGGTCAGCCGGCGGCAGAAAAGCCGGGCGTTCTCACCGTTGGTTTCCTGCAGGACAACAGGGATTGAATCATCGGGCATCCTGAAAGGCTTGTCGGAGTATTCACGAATCTCTCCCCTGATGCAGTGTCCTATCACCCGCAGTCTGTCGTCCCGTTCTTCGGGATCGAGGATCCTCAGCTCGGGAACCGAGAGGGTTATTATGGTTAAGGGGAGCCCCGCGGCATGATAATTTTCTACAGCGTTCTGTACTACCGGGGAATACTCCTTTGTATCCAGCAGTCCGGAAACCCTGTCAGTATGCTCCTTTTCTTCCTTGAGGAACTCCTCCGGGGGAGTAAGCTCTATATCGTTGCTTTCGATAATGCGGGCTGTCTCCATACCGGGAACAGAATAGATTGGGATTTCCCGGTGGCCCTCTTCGTGACGATAGAGGGGAAACTGACTGGACAGGTACAGGTAACTTTCCGGATTGTTAACCAGATAGTCCAGGTATCCCAGGATCAGCGCTGTGTGGGAAACAAGGTTTCTGTTATCCTGAGGCAAGCCCTTTTTCTTCAGGTAGCGTCGGAAACGCTGGACAACAAAGCTGTCGATCTCAAAATGGAAAGGCGCGTTTGCGTTGCGGATTCCCGGCATAAAGCTTTCGGGATTCGGACGCAGGGATTCCACGAGAAGATGATGGAAGCCCGAAACAGTAGTATGGAGCTGGGGCAGGCTGCGTTCGTCGGAATAGATATTCCCCCGGGCAGAAACCTGCAGATGAGGCAGAAGACTGCGCCGGATCCGGAGCATAAGAAGGCTGTCCTGTTTTATCCCGGACTCGCTGTGGCGGTACTCCGGTGAGCGTTCAAGCTGCCTGCAATAGTCAACCAGTTCATTTACCAGGCGTCCGCAGACAAGTTCGTCCAGCAGACGGTGCCATCCGGATAAATAACCGTCGATTTCACCTTGTATTTCTGTCGCATTCTCGTCATCGTCAAGGACCTCTCCGAATATTACCTGCCGGAAACCGTAGAGGAACTCCTGAAGAATCGCTAAAAGAACCGCGAGCTGGTGCAGCGGGTTACGGGGATGGAAGAGGTCCGCATTCTTGGGAAAACTAAGGATTGATTTAAAATAGCGGAACATGTCGGGAAAACCGGCGGGGTCTTCGAAACCGCTTTGCGGAAACATGCGGGTAAGAAATCCCTGGGCCTTTATTGCCTCCTCCGGCAGTTCGGTTCCTTCTCCGTTTTCCGTCTCCTGTTCTTCGGGTTTGTCATCGTTTTCACTCTTCTCTCCGGCCTCTTCCTCCTCCGGCATAATTTCCGTTTCTGTCTCGGGAAACAGCTCCTGGGGCAGCTTTTTCAGAACATCATCCTTTGTAAGAGAAAGGTACTCCAGAATCTGAGGACGAAAGTAGCCGAAGATTTCCGGATACGGAGCATAGGGCAGGTCCGCAAGCTTTACCAGCAACGGAGCGCAGCGCCGCCGTATATCGGTGAAGAGGTGAAACAGCTCCTGCTTCAGGGTGCTGCCAATGCGTTTTATGCGCTCCGCTTCACCGGAGTCCGGGGGGTATGCCATCAGATCGAGGTCGAAGAGCCGTTTTATTGCTGGAAGGATATCTTCCACCTGGTCCAGATCCATCAGCTTGATAAAGGGCCGGTACAGCGCCTGGCAGAGTTTGCCCGCAGCGCTTAATGGCTGATTTCGGGGCGACCGCTGCAGTACTGTCAATTCCTGATGGATTGCCTCGATGTTCCAGCTTTTTAGAATCGTCAAAATCTGCAGGCAGCGATGGTCCAGAAGAGACGGGACCTCTTCCCGGCGATTTATTGACATCAGGGACCGGACCGCCAGGACAAGGCGCTCCAGAGAGTAATAAAATACCTGGTCCGCTTTTATAATAAATCGGGGATGCAACTGTTCATGGAGGGGAAGGATAAAGGAGAACAGGCTTCCTACAGCCTGGTGACGGGGGATAAGGGCGAATTCCGCCGAAGAGGCCCAGAAATTGATCCGGATCCGGTCCAGGTACCCTGGATGACGCCGCAGCTGCTCGGGTTCTGGTTCCCTTTTTCCGGATTCCGAGGGGTAGTCTGCCGACGGTGTGTAGATTATCCGGGGATCAGTTGTTCTGCGGTTGAGCATCTTAAGGCGCAGGTATTTTTCTTCCAGCTCCGGAGGTGTACGCTCAACCCCGACATCTCCGCCGAAGATCTGTGCCATTTTTCTGGCTTCATCTTCGGTCAGATCCCCGAGGTTATGCCTGGTTCGGTCAAGCTCTCCCGGATCGTAGCGTTCCGGAGGATATTTAGGCATGGCGGAACTCCCTATTCAAGGACAATCTCCATTCCTTCCCGGGCACCTTCGATCAGCATGTTTGTCTTTGATTTTATTCTTCCCCGGTAATTATCGATAAGGTCATCCAGCTGCTCATCGGTCCGCAGCGGATCGTGATGAAACAGCAGCAGATGTTTTACTCCCGCTTTATGGGCGGAATTGACGGCGAATTCAAAGGTGGAATGGCCCCACCCGATTTTTGATTCAACGTACTCCTGATGGGTATACTGGGTGTCGTGGATCAACAGGTCAGCCCCCTGGAAAAAACGGAGCAGCTTTTCGTTTTCCTCTTTTGCCGCCCTCTCTCCCTCTTCCGCGGCAATCGGGTCATATCCCGGGTCATCAGGATTGGTGGGGAATACATTGCGGAAAGGCTCTGTATCGTAGGCTGTGCAGAAGACCTTGCCGCGATATTCGAAGCGGTATCCCAGGCAGAGGATGGGATGGTTCAGGTATTTTGTGGTTACCCAGAGTCCGTCTCCAAGGTCCATGGAAGACTCTTTCAGGGGGTGGTAACTGATATTAGCCGCCAGTTCCGAGTGTTTTACCGGAAAGTAGCGATATGAAAGCTGTCCTCCCACAATATCCTTGAGCCCCTCTTCTTCATAGGTAACCGGGCCGTAGACTTTAAGCTTTGTACTGGGGATGAATATCGGCACAAAAAAGGGAAACCCCATAATATGGTCCCAGTGGGTGTGGGAAATAAACAGGGATGTATCAATGGGTCCCCTGGGCAGATCGTGCTGCATAAGGTAATTCCCCAGTGCCCTGATTCCTGATCCGGCGTCGATGATGAAGAGCCTCTCTTCCTCTCCGACTCTGAGTTCAATGCAAGCGGTGTTGCCGCCGTAGGCGACAGTTGTTTCTCCCGGGCAGGGGATTGAACCTCGAACCCCCCACAATCGTATTTTCATCATACCCTGGGTCCTTCTTTTATCAGGTCGCGATCTTTAAAAAGATCCGCGCCTTTTCAATCTCACGTAATACCTGGTCCTCAATATCGTCGAACCACTCCATATCCACATCGATAGCCTGAAAGACCTCGGCGGGCACACTCATGGGATACCGGTCTCCGGCAAAGCCGATTTCAAAGGTGTTGGCAAAGTAATTGGCCGCGGTTACAGCATACACAATCTTCCAGTGGGCGCCCTCATAGCCTAAAGGGGCATGGTGAAAGCTGACGGCATCCTGGATTTCCTGGTTCAGACGCCAGCGCTGTAATATAATTCTGGCCACTTCGCAATGGTGGATACCTATTACAGTTTTTTCTGCCTGTATCAGCGGTGTCTGTTCTCTGTCGGAATTCTGCATCGCCGCTACGTAAGGGTCAGCCAGACGGTTGTTCAGGGGAATCTTGCCTATGTCATGGAGCAGT is from Marispirochaeta sp. and encodes:
- a CDS encoding peptidylprolyl isomerase, with the translated sequence MKISQDTVVSIDYILNDGEGNLLEKSDSDENFAYIHGNGQLPAKLEEALEGKETGAKVKVGMTAEEGFGDRDENQIISVPRDRFPEGEEIVNGLQVEAETDNGHQIFTVIEVQDNSVTLDGNHPYAGVDLDFDVTITDVRAATEEELDHGHVHTGDHHH
- a CDS encoding TIGR03545 family protein, producing the protein MAETKTKKLPKIFRRPIPNKRFEKKILRRIFLAKEREFLLSLAKKDDQDRYVISGDLSKADARRLAVLAKSIKKNKGLVTGWKAAILTVIVASLLIFNLFFKDRLAEAGMEAALESVFRARAEADGVRLSLFKGSISFESLAVADRSKPMQNLFELSYSELRVNIWELLKKRLIIERAVCSGIQLGTPREVSGALPNTEAGDKGFSPEESSSSGLDALLADTDPEALLQTQLDRLKSPAFIDDVNLSYRQAIEKWPDRIEGLSDDLEEGKVAASRIAALRIDEIDTLDEGADAAKVIQENYPDVENAASAVRRVTREFRQDRENLTELQRGIQEAIEEDYRLLESVVADPGRELSGIASQAAENLLKARIGKYYDYALKAIDTSNRLASEKEKSEDTRARRKGTVVQFPVRGYPRFMIEELFISYGSSGSGEYLEAAVLDISSSQEIAGRPVRFSLNAEDGSHQLTGEGSLDTRDAAEEFLTLKGGLSGGGFDIGDSLSGLGLEKMKGSADGRIEFTIDREMRGAGTAEILLDNMDPVFQEDGDLLQEAVRQVLSGTRQAVFTVSFEAGEKGFRRFRVSSDLDKLFAERVGDYLNTEAARLRERLKGLLQKELASALERNEELDKLLGTYGGELAEDVREVNSLEELAQSRKKRLDARIEEIRNEAAAEVKDQAEKLIEDAAKDFKLPF
- a CDS encoding GNAT family N-acetyltransferase — encoded protein: MEMPDIRTVLSPRSSEAGDFIEFPKKLYRDCRFYVPWFDRGMQRLFARKSPFFRHSDGEFFVAYHGTTPVGRIALFENRNFNSYTGNRDARFYFFDTENDQHTADALFNLAANWARSRGLTRLIGPQGFSSMAGGGILIQGFDQPPAMTMMGYNYPYYQELLESAGFCKYKDFVSAFLDPRTYQTPEKISRVASIAMKRGGFDLPRIRSRRQMRSMALEIGRLYNESWMDHEEFAPLTEEELLELTNDLTLVIDPKLLQVIRKDGDLAGFVLTFPDLTNALIKAKGKLNPCTLWRILREKRSTRRVIINGLGIHPRYRNNGGTAILYYALEKSVQDLDREVVGADLTQVAETTGLMLADLETLGARIYKRHRVYNLSL
- a CDS encoding TIGR03546 family protein: MLSVFAKFLAALNANSRPGEIGAAAAFGCMLALIPSGNLLWFGLFVLVFLLKVHLATALLVMALGKLIVPLADPLVEALGLAILNQDALFPIFTAMSNMPLVPYTNFNNSLVTGGLAAGIIVWVPLFFLFILLVKLYRTHLWPRLAENKLVKGFLRYPLIKKISSAVGKVGGFWKGVR
- a CDS encoding ABC transporter substrate binding protein; amino-acid sequence: MHKALRVVRVFRLFIVILILLSPLSAYAGPASRVLVIHSYHADFPWTEAIHTGIQHGFGASETEHDLFIEYLDAKRFAPQEFSSDFARYLASKYQDSRIDLLIVSDDNALRFALDYRDTLFRGVPIVFCGIINFDTYENQLPSGITGIAEDIDLASNLSLISRLHGIGTTVAAVADYTVSGSENTRRFLDLINNPQSPRLRYEVFFGYDSVELTSRLNRLPENAVILNLGFWRDRTGSDFNYRESISLLTGTGLPVYSAWDQAIRFGAVGGIVLDVEHQGTAAAEIALRILSGTAPDDIPVIREPQIKPVFNYQALKTHKIQMHRLPAGSSIINKPDTIYFRYPVVFSTIIAALGLLLLLVVLLGINIVQRKQAESLFYSLFHNAPDVIMLFSPRREYTHRQ
- a CDS encoding SlyX family protein codes for the protein MDKGLLELQTKVSYQESVLADLNEAVISQQKEIDRLKKTVELLTVRIQDLRESGSEEMPHTPPPHY
- the thyX gene encoding FAD-dependent thymidylate synthase; its protein translation is MARCTVPDADAILDREFSVLDKGFVRLVDYMGGDERIVQAARVSYGAGTKSYRQDKGLISYLLRNEHTSPFEQVVLTFHVKMPIFVARQWIRHRTARLNEISGRYSIMKDEFYVPAPEDISGQSENNKQGRQEAPLPGDAADTIRGILTEGQKRAYGEYSDLIERGLARELARVNLPLSLYTEWYWQMDLHNLFHFLKLRLDPHAQREIRLYAEVVLSLAERVAPIACEAFRSHILGSARFSVQELEALRRMVQGTDHGLEGRAAELFLAKLEKGSEV
- a CDS encoding DUF819 family protein, which codes for MVAFGITALYVLLPLGIVVFVESSSIIRKVRPVILCYIAGILIGNSSLLPEGSFQVLDVISTVTVALSLPLMLISLDLSHWRELTGRAGLSMVFAFIAIMTSSALCFLLFGPRISESSKIAGLLVGVYTGGTPNMAALQQALQVNTESYLAVHTADILVGGVYLLFLLTVGRRIIRKLLPPYRDTYAEGREIEPLSLKALQAMLTEKAGLSVLASLGTALLIVALGGAFSLLFAGEASTVAAILGITSIAIAVAFIPGIRNLPHSFKIGEYVILVFCAAVGSMADFSRLLTTIPSVLGYVTAALGISIVIHLLMCRIFRVDADTMIITSTSAIYSPPFVSAVAISLNNRNLIFPGITTGIIGYAAGNYLGVILARLLSLL
- a CDS encoding PAS domain S-box protein, which translates into the protein MLIANKAVEQYYGYTVDEIKNLSIQELDTPQYAAEFDRRVHEILTSNSRNYEVHHFSRDGRLLEFESRVSRVSYQGKTAILTILRNINERNRNQRFLEQSLRGKRASSAGGSSSGQEQPADRNQPFTPAGGQNPGSCKSVDP